In Luteitalea sp., the genomic window TGGCCTCAGTGCCGGTCGTGTCCAGAGCATCGCCGTCCGCCTCATCGTGGAGCGCGAAGAAGAGCGGCGCGCGTTTCAGAGGGCGTCGTATTGGAATCTCGAGGCGGACCTTTCGGGCGAAGGCCGTCGGTTTACGGCAACGCTCGGGCGGATCGGCGACCGCCGTGTCGCGACCGGTCGGGACTTCGACGCGTCAGGGACCTTGACGTCGAGCGACGTGCAGCGGCTCGATGAGGCCGAGGCGCGTCAGCTCAAGGAACGGCTCGAGAGCGGGCTGCCGTGGCGTGTCACGGCCGTCGACGCGAAGCCGGCGATTCAGCGACCCGCGCCTCCCTTCACAACCTCGACGTTGCAGCAAGAAGCGAATAGGAAGCTCGGGTTCTCCGCCGACCGGACGATGTCGGCGGCCCAGCGATTGCACGACGAAGGAGTCATCTCGTATCACCGCACGGACTCGACGACCCTCAGCGAGAAAGCGCTGCGCGAGGCGGCACGCGCCATTCGCGACCGGTACGGTGACGCGTATTACGACAAGCCGCGGCAATATCAGACGCGCGTACGGAATGCCCAAGAAGCGCACGAGGCGATCCGTCCAACCGACTTCACGCGCCTTCCGCAGCAGGTCGTGGGAGATATGGACGGGGACGCGGCGCGCGTGTACGAGCTGGTCTGGCAGCGCGCGGTGGCGTCTCAAATGGCCGACGCGCGGCTCGTGCGCACGACGCTGGAGATCACGGCGCAGGATGATCGTGGCGTTCCGAGCGTGTTCTCCTCGAGCGGCAAGGCGATCGAGTTTGCGGGCTTCCTACGCGCCTACGTCGAGGGCAGCGACGATCCGGCAGCGGAGCTCGGCGACCGCGAAACGTTGTTGCCGACCTGTCGCGTGGGTGATCTCGTTGAACGGGCTGGGCAGGATCGAGGCGGGCTCGAGCTCGGTGCGCTGGAGGCGCGCAGCCATGAGACGCAGCCGCCCGCGCGCTACACCGAAGCTTCCCTGGTCAAGCGGTTGGAGGAGGAAGGGATCGGCCGTCCTTCGACCTACGCGCCGACGATCGACACGATCATTCGGCGCGGCTACGTCTTTCGGCAGCACAAGGCGCTGGTGCCGAGCTTCACGGCATTCGCGGTGACGCAGCTCCTCAAGCGACACTTCGACGACTACGTCGACGTTGGATTCACCGCCGAGATGGAGGAGGACCTCGACCAGATCTCGAATGGTCAGCGCGACTGGCTCGAGTTCGTCCGTGCCTTCTATCGTGGGGACGGCAAGCATCGAGGCCTCGAACAGCGCGTGCAGGATGACGACAGCATCAGCTATCCGGCCGTCGATTTGGGCGTCGATCCCGAGAGTGGCGAGGCGGTGCGGGTGCGCATCGGCCGGTACGGCCCATTTGTGCAGCTCGGTGAGGGTGGCCCCGGCCGGACAGCCTCGATCCCGGACGATGTCGAGCCAGCAGACTACGGCGTGGAGAAGGCGCTCGCCTTGGTCAAGGAGCGAGCGCAGGGGCCGCGTCAGCTCGGGACCGAGCCGTCGACTGACCTGCCCATTTACGTGATGAGCGGCCGCTTTGGTGCGTATGTCCAATTGGGTGAGGCGCCGGAGAAAGGATCGAAGGCGCCAAAGCCAAAGCGGACGTCGCTGCTGCCGGGCATGACCCCGGACACGCTCACCCGCGAGGAGGCGCTGAAGCTCCTCTCACTGCCTCGCGAGCTGGGGCCGCATCCCGCTGATGGCGAGTTGATTGTCGCCGGGTGGGGACGGTTTGGACCGTACGTGAAGCACGGCAGCGACTTCCGCTCACTCGATCCGGGTGACGACGTGTTCGCGATCGATCTGGCGCACGCGCTGGAGCTCTTCGAGCGAGAGAAGCGAGGTCGTCGGCGGCAGGCGGCCAAGACGGTGCTGCGTGAGGTGGGCTCGCATCCGGAGAGTGGCGCGACGATTCAAATGCTCGCCGGCCGCTATGGTCCATACGTCAGCGATGGCGCCGTCAACGCCTCGCTTCCCAAGGGCGCGGATCCGCAGACGACGACGCTGGACGAGGCCGTTGCGCTGCTCGCGGCGCGCGCCGCGAGCGGGCCATCGCGCACGCGCATGGCGCGACGCACCACGGCGCGCGGCGCCTCGAAAAAACGGAAGAGCGCGTAGAACGGTTCTTAGTCCTTGGTTCTTAGTCCTTGGTTCCTGGTGCGTCGGCGGACGATAGGGGTCTCTGTCGGGATGGCGGGGCGATTGCGCGAATCCGGAATCAGAACAGCAGGAGCCAGGCACTGAGCACAGCGGACCAAGGACCAAGAACCAAGAACCAAGGACCAGTCGATGATTCGCATTGTCGGGGGCGGTTTGGCGGGATGCGAAGCGGCGTGGCAGGCGGCATCGCGCGGTGTGCCGGTCACGTTGTACGAGATGCGCCCTGCGAGGCCGACCCGCGTTCACAAGACGGGCGAGCTTGCCGAGCTCGTGTGCAGCAACTCGTTCCGCGGCGACAAGCTGGACAACGCCGTCGGCCTGTTGAAAGAGGAGATGCGACGGCTCGGCTCGCTCATCATGCGCTGCGCCGATGCCAGCCGCGTACCCGCCGGCGCCGCTCTCGCCGTGGACCGTGAGCGGTTCTCGCGCGCCGTGACGGAAGCGGTCACGAGCCATCCTGGCATCGCGATCGAGCGATCTGAGTGCGCCGGGATTCCTGAGCCGCGTGACGGGTCGCCGGTCATCCTCGCGACTGGTCCACTCACGTCGGACTCGCTGTCCGAGGCGATACGCACCTTCGTTGGCGCTGATCACCTCTATTTCTACGACGCGATCAGCCCGATTGTCTTGGCCGACACGATCCGCAACGACAAGGTGTTCCGCGCGTCTCGCTGGGGACGAGACTCTCCTGATTCACCAGTACGTAGCGCGGGCCTTCGCCTCGCCGAAGGCGCGGCTTCGGCCGCGCCAAAGGCGGGCGAAGAAACAGCGCGCGCCTGTAGCGTCGAAGCGGCCGACGGTGATTACCTGAACTGTCCGCTGGATGCGGAGGAATACGCCCGCTTCTATGACGCGCTGATCCACGCGGAGTCTGCCACGGTGCACGACTTCGACAAGGAACGCTTCTTCGAGGGCTGTCTCCCAATCGAGGTGATGGCGCATCGCGGCTACCATACCCTGCGATTCGGCCCGATGAAGCCCGTTGGCCTGGTCGACCCACGCACGGAGGCACAGCCCTACGCCGTGGTGCAACTCCGCCAGGACAACCTGGCCGGCGATCACTACAGCCTCGTTGGCTTCCAAACGCAGCTCAAGTGGGGCGAGCAAGCGCGTGTGCTGCGGCTGATTCCAGGGCTCGAGGAGGCGGAGTTCGTGCGCTTTGGCATGGTGCACCGCAACACGTACATCAACGCGCCAACCGTGCTGCGCGAGACATGGCAAACAGACGCGCGCGCAGACCTCTTGTTCGCGGGACAGGTCTCCGGTGTCGAAGGGTACGTGGAATCGGCCGCATCCGGCCTGATTGCTGGGATCAATGCCGCGCGCCTCGCGCAAGGGGACGATCCGCTGGCACCGCCCCGAACGACGGCGATCGGCGCGCTCGGCTATTACGTGTCACACGCCGACGCTTCGCGCTATCAACCCACGAACATCACGTTCGGGATTATCGCTCCGCTGGATCGGAAACTGCGTGGCCGCCAGGCCAAGAAGCTCGCCCTGGCCGAGCGTGCGCTGAGCGATCTTGCGTCATGGATGGAGCCGGTGAGCGTCGCGCACGTCTAGACCTTCCGTCTTCGCGCTTCGGCGGACGAGTGACGTCGCGCGCACAGCGCACCCAGGGCCTGCAGCCGACACCATGGGCGTCCACACTCCTCGATCGCCTGAGACGCTGCAGGAACACGTCAAGGCATTCGTCGAGTTCCTCGCCCTGAACCGGCACGCATCTCCACATACGCTTCGCAATTACGAGAGTGACCTGCGTCAATTCACGTCGTATCTCGCGATAGCGACCGGTTCCAAGCCAGGCAAGGTCCTTCCCGGCATCATCGATCACACGACCATTCGCGGGTTCCTTGCCGAGTTGCACGCTCGAGGCAACACCCGCGCATCGGCGGCTCGCAAGGCGTCGGCGATCCGGAGCTTCGTCCGCCATCTCCGGCGCGAAGGCGCCTTTGACGGCAATCCGGGGACGCTCGTCACCAGCCCCATCCTCGAGCAGAAGCTTCCCGCCCATCTGGCGGTCGACGAGATGGAGGCGCTGCTCTCGACGCCCGATGCCTCAACCCCGCTCGGCTGTCGGGACCGCGCCATGCTCGAGCTCTTCTACGCGTCGGGCCTCCGACTCAGCGAGCTGGTCGGCCTCGACCTCGACGACGTCAATCTCGGGGGCCGGATGCTGCGGGTCATGGGAAAGGGGCGGAAGGAACGACTCGTGCCGTTCCACGCGACCGCGGCGGCGGCGCTCGGCCACTGGCTGCGCGAGCGGGAGCGCATTCTCATGAGCGAAGCTGCCTCAACGGCACGTGCGCGGACAGCCGATCGCGAATCGGCGCGTGTGTCGCGCGGCCTGCCGCCGCGCCGCGACCTGTGGTCCGCCGGACGACGATGGCGCGCGCGCGGTCTGCGAGCGGAGGAGCCCCTCTTTCTGAACTACCGCGGCGAGCGGCTCGGCCCGCGCAGCGTGCACCGGATCGTCGCGCGGTATGTCGCCCTGTGCAGCTCCCGGTTTGGGATCAGTCCTCACGCGCTCCGGCATTCGTTTGCCACGCATCTCCTAGAGGCCGGCGCAGATCTCCGCGTGATTCAGGAGCTGCTCGGCCACGTGCGGCTCTCCACCACGCAGCGCTATACCCACGTCGATCTCGCGCGGTTGATGGAGGTGTATCGCAAGGCACATCCGAAGGCGTGAGGAAGATCCGCGGAGGTTGCAATTATGACCAATATGAACTAACTTATGGTCATTATGGTCACGAATAGGAGCATGGCACAATGGCAGGTGCACGAGGCGAAGGCTCGGTTCGGCGAGGTGATGGAGCGGGCGTCCAAGGAAGGGCCGCAGACGATCACGCGACATGGAGCGGCGCGAGTGGTGATGCTCTCGATCGAAGACTATCGGGCGCTGGTGGCGCACAAGCCGGACTTCAACGCATATCTGCTCGGCGGTCCCAAGGTGGACGACTTCGCGACCGAGCGCGACCGCGATATGGGTCGCAAGATCGTGCTCTGAACGGGCGTGGCCGCTATTTGCTGGACACGATGGTCTTGTCCGAGACGCGCAAGCGCCGCGCGAATGAGCGTGTGATGGCGTTTCTTGCGGCAGCCGAGGCATCGAGTCTGTTCATCAGCGCGCTGACAGTGGGCGAGCTCCGCAAAGGTGTCGACATGAAGCGCCGCACCGATCCTGACGCGGCCGCTCAGATTGGCAACTGGGTCGACGGTCTCGAATTGACGTTTGCGGACCGCATTCTCCCGATCGACGCGCCGGCGGCGCGGCGATGGGGAGAGCTCTCGGCTGATCGAAGTCGTCCCGTGATTGAGACGTTGATCGCTGCCACGGCGCTCGTGCATGATTGCACGCTGGTGACGCGCAACACGAGCGACGTCGAGGATCTGGGTGTGCCGCTTCTCGATCCGTGGCAGGTCGTCATCCATGGCACGTAGCGCAGGCCTATAGACCTGCCGACAGCTTCAGCACGTAGCAGAGGGGCTCGAGTCCCTCGCTCAGCGCAAGATTTCTTCCGATCACCGATTCCTTGCGATGCCTTCGCTCGAGCACATCTGGATCAAGCGTGTCCGCCTCGGCCCGATGGATTCCGCGACGAGCTGCCGCCTCATCGCGGGCCGCGGCATCGTTGGCAACGCCAACCAGGGTGGCAAGCGGCAAGTGACCATCCTCTCGCAGGCAGCGTGGGAGACGGTCGTTGAACAGCTTGGACACGCCGTCGGCCCGGCAATGCGCCGCGCGAATCTCTTCGTCTCCGGCGTGGATCTCGAGAGCTCCCGTGGCCGGATCCTGCGCGTCGGATCCTGCCGTCTCCTCGTCCACGGCGAGACGCGTCCCTGTGAGCGCATGGAACAGGCGCATCCAGGGCTCCGTGCGGCGCTCCAACCGAGCTGGCGCGGCGGCGTGTTTGCCGAGGTCCTGGACGATGGCAAGATCAGCGTTGGCGACTCCGTCGAGTGGGATCAGGGATGAGGCGAGTCAATGGCCTCGGAAACCGACATCACGCGCTATCTAATACTCGACCGCGGGGCCTTCGAGGTTGGGCTGCCGGCGGACTGGGAAGTGCAGCGCCAGCCTGACCGGGAGATTGGAGCGATCATCGTCAAGGATGCGGCCGACTCAATCCAGCTCGATGTTGCCTGCTGGCCCACGGGGCTCCCTGAGCACCAGACCGTCGAGGGGTTCCTGATGGCGGTGATGGCCGACGGTGGGCTGAGCTCATTCGCGGTCCCGAGACGGGGACGCGGGGGGACTTGCGCTACGCCTGGGTCGAGGATGTTTACGAGACCGCCGACGACGATCGAGGCGGAGAGGTGCGGAAGGCTCACTGTCGTTGGTGCTTGTGCACCAACGGCCGCGTCACGGGACAGGTGCGCTACTTCTATTGGGACGACGACACCTCCTGGGCGCTGCGAGCCTGGCAGGCCGTCATCGAGACCGCCCAATTGGGATCTGGAGTCCCGCTCGCCTCACCGTTCCACCACTGGTCGATGAAGACCCCCGACTAAAGCAATAAGGTTCATTCAGGCCCCTCGCTACGTGCTACCTGCTCCGTACGTAGCGCGCAGGCCACGCGTGCGAGAGGCCAAGATGGTAGGGCGCGCTCGCCGAGCGCGCCGGGCAGCGAGCCCCCTCGCTGCGGACTGTGGTCAGATCGCGGAAGAGCTATATCTATTTGACACTCTAATAGAATCGTGTATATAGTTCGTTCGGATGCCTAATAAAGAACGCACCAAGACCGACGTCCTGCAGGGCACGCTCGATCTCATGATCCTGCAGACACTCGACACGCTCGGGCCGCTGCACGGCTATACGATTGCGGCACGCCTGGAGCAGGTCTCCCGCGGCGCCCTGCAGCTGAATATGGGCACGCTTTATCCCGGGCTCATGCGCCTGGAGCAACGCGGCTTCGTGCGCGCGAAGTGGGGCGTCACGGAGAACAACCGGAAGGCGCGGTTCTATGAGCTCACGGCGGCGGGCCGACGGCAGCTCACGACCGAGAAGGCCCAGTGGGATCGCATGGCTGCCATCATGCAGGCGCTTCTGCGCGGTCAGGAATAGTGCGGGGGGATCGATGTGGATGCTCCGTGAATGGGCGAGTCGAATCTGGGGCACGCTTTCCCGGCGCCGCAGAGATCGTGACCTCAAAGAGGAGCTACAGCTCCATATGGAGCTCACCACGGCGGCGGCGCGGCGGCGCGGCGGCTCGCCCGACGATGCACGACGGGCGGCCCGGCGGCGGGCCGGCAGCATCCCGCAGGCGATGGACGCTCTGCGCGACCAGCGCGGGCTGCCTTGGTTGGAAGACCTCTCGACCGATCTTCGCTACGCCGCCCGCACGTTGCGGAAAGCTCCCGGCTTGGCGTTCGGACGGACGATGTCCTGACCTTTGAGGTGCACCTGCCGGCGGCGCGCTACGACCCCGAGAATCGTGCGCGCTTCCACGAGGAGTTGGTCCGCCGTCTCGGGCGTTTGCCTGGCGTCCAGAAAGTGGGCGCCGTTTCGAAGCTGCCTGCGACAGGTTACTACCACGACTGGGGCGCGCAGGCAGTTACCGGTCCGCGCGCCGGCACGGAAGACGAGTCGACGGGAGCTCAGAACCGCGTGGTTGCGGGCGACTACTTCGGGGCGCTCTCCATCCCCGTCCTGCAGGGGCGAACCTTCGACGCTCGCGACGATGCCGATGCGCCCCAACGGATCGTGGTCAGCCGGGCACTCGCTGAGCGCCTGTTTCCGGAAACGGATCCCGTCGGGCAGCGTATCCTGATCGCCATCGACGATACCCAGGCGGAGGTCATCGGCGTC contains:
- the topA gene encoding type I DNA topoisomerase, which encodes MAKPLVIVESPAKARTLRRFLGDQYRIEASYGHVRDLPERASDVPAAIKKKPWGRLAVDVDGDFTPYYVISPDKRKRIQELKSALKDASEVILATDPDREGESISWHLREILKPRVPVRRIVFHEITEEAVREALEKAHGVDEHLVRAQESRRILDRLFGYTLSPVLWKKVQTGLSAGRVQSIAVRLIVEREEERRAFQRASYWNLEADLSGEGRRFTATLGRIGDRRVATGRDFDASGTLTSSDVQRLDEAEARQLKERLESGLPWRVTAVDAKPAIQRPAPPFTTSTLQQEANRKLGFSADRTMSAAQRLHDEGVISYHRTDSTTLSEKALREAARAIRDRYGDAYYDKPRQYQTRVRNAQEAHEAIRPTDFTRLPQQVVGDMDGDAARVYELVWQRAVASQMADARLVRTTLEITAQDDRGVPSVFSSSGKAIEFAGFLRAYVEGSDDPAAELGDRETLLPTCRVGDLVERAGQDRGGLELGALEARSHETQPPARYTEASLVKRLEEEGIGRPSTYAPTIDTIIRRGYVFRQHKALVPSFTAFAVTQLLKRHFDDYVDVGFTAEMEEDLDQISNGQRDWLEFVRAFYRGDGKHRGLEQRVQDDDSISYPAVDLGVDPESGEAVRVRIGRYGPFVQLGEGGPGRTASIPDDVEPADYGVEKALALVKERAQGPRQLGTEPSTDLPIYVMSGRFGAYVQLGEAPEKGSKAPKPKRTSLLPGMTPDTLTREEALKLLSLPRELGPHPADGELIVAGWGRFGPYVKHGSDFRSLDPGDDVFAIDLAHALELFEREKRGRRRQAAKTVLREVGSHPESGATIQMLAGRYGPYVSDGAVNASLPKGADPQTTTLDEAVALLAARAASGPSRTRMARRTTARGASKKRKSA
- a CDS encoding methylenetetrahydrofolate--tRNA-(uracil(54)-C(5))-methyltransferase (FADH(2)-oxidizing) TrmFO gives rise to the protein MIRIVGGGLAGCEAAWQAASRGVPVTLYEMRPARPTRVHKTGELAELVCSNSFRGDKLDNAVGLLKEEMRRLGSLIMRCADASRVPAGAALAVDRERFSRAVTEAVTSHPGIAIERSECAGIPEPRDGSPVILATGPLTSDSLSEAIRTFVGADHLYFYDAISPIVLADTIRNDKVFRASRWGRDSPDSPVRSAGLRLAEGAASAAPKAGEETARACSVEAADGDYLNCPLDAEEYARFYDALIHAESATVHDFDKERFFEGCLPIEVMAHRGYHTLRFGPMKPVGLVDPRTEAQPYAVVQLRQDNLAGDHYSLVGFQTQLKWGEQARVLRLIPGLEEAEFVRFGMVHRNTYINAPTVLRETWQTDARADLLFAGQVSGVEGYVESAASGLIAGINAARLAQGDDPLAPPRTTAIGALGYYVSHADASRYQPTNITFGIIAPLDRKLRGRQAKKLALAERALSDLASWMEPVSVAHV
- a CDS encoding tyrosine recombinase, coding for MGVHTPRSPETLQEHVKAFVEFLALNRHASPHTLRNYESDLRQFTSYLAIATGSKPGKVLPGIIDHTTIRGFLAELHARGNTRASAARKASAIRSFVRHLRREGAFDGNPGTLVTSPILEQKLPAHLAVDEMEALLSTPDASTPLGCRDRAMLELFYASGLRLSELVGLDLDDVNLGGRMLRVMGKGRKERLVPFHATAAAALGHWLRERERILMSEAASTARARTADRESARVSRGLPPRRDLWSAGRRWRARGLRAEEPLFLNYRGERLGPRSVHRIVARYVALCSSRFGISPHALRHSFATHLLEAGADLRVIQELLGHVRLSTTQRYTHVDLARLMEVYRKAHPKA
- a CDS encoding type II toxin-antitoxin system prevent-host-death family antitoxin translates to MVIMVTNRSMAQWQVHEAKARFGEVMERASKEGPQTITRHGAARVVMLSIEDYRALVAHKPDFNAYLLGGPKVDDFATERDRDMGRKIVL
- a CDS encoding PIN domain-containing protein, whose translation is MVLSETRKRRANERVMAFLAAAEASSLFISALTVGELRKGVDMKRRTDPDAAAQIGNWVDGLELTFADRILPIDAPAARRWGELSADRSRPVIETLIAATALVHDCTLVTRNTSDVEDLGVPLLDPWQVVIHGT
- a CDS encoding MOSC domain-containing protein → MPSLEHIWIKRVRLGPMDSATSCRLIAGRGIVGNANQGGKRQVTILSQAAWETVVEQLGHAVGPAMRRANLFVSGVDLESSRGRILRVGSCRLLVHGETRPCERMEQAHPGLRAALQPSWRGGVFAEVLDDGKISVGDSVEWDQG
- a CDS encoding PadR family transcriptional regulator; this encodes MPNKERTKTDVLQGTLDLMILQTLDTLGPLHGYTIAARLEQVSRGALQLNMGTLYPGLMRLEQRGFVRAKWGVTENNRKARFYELTAAGRRQLTTEKAQWDRMAAIMQALLRGQE